One window from the genome of Eucalyptus grandis isolate ANBG69807.140 chromosome 7, ASM1654582v1, whole genome shotgun sequence encodes:
- the LOC120296101 gene encoding uncharacterized protein LOC120296101, giving the protein MQSTCRTSSSSVVPPLATAAGLWDSRRSAWQGGLAKLGVQQCTVVGFSYGAVVAFRLAELQPELVESVVATCSGPVLTESLTRECLERLGFPTWSEFLLPDSASALKKLLEIGSFHFPRLPKCVFKHALEPWGDQLPTKRGVETSSERRRPLARPRLVNRASPRLS; this is encoded by the exons ATGCAGTCTACGTGCCGGACCTCCTCTTCTTCGGTGGTTCCTCCACTGGCGACGGCCGCCGGACTGTGGGATTCCAGGCGGAGTGCCTGGCAAGGGGGGCTGGCAAAGCTGGGAGTGCAGCAGTGCACAGTGGTCGGGTTCAGCTACGGCGCGGTGGTGGCGTTCAGGTTGGCCGAGTTGCAGCCTGAGCTGGTCGAGTCGGTGGTGGCGACGTGCTCTGGCCCGGTGCTGACGGAGTCGCTGACGCGGGAGTGCTTAGAGAGGTTGGGGTTTCCGACGTGGTCGGAATTTCTGTTGCCTGATTCGGCGAGTGCACTGAAGAAGTTGCTTGAAATTGGCAGCTTCCACTTCCCTAGACTCCCCAAGTGTGTTTTCAAGCACGCTTTAGAG CCTTGGGGTGACCAGCTACCGACGAAACGAGGGGTAGAGACCTCGtcggagcgtcgccgacccttagCAAGGCCGCGCCTCGTCaaccgagcctcgccgagattGTCATGA